The Acanthopagrus latus isolate v.2019 chromosome 6, fAcaLat1.1, whole genome shotgun sequence genome includes a region encoding these proteins:
- the LOC119020683 gene encoding uncharacterized protein LOC119020683 isoform X2 has translation MEKEGLRRSLALLEERGINLDRIVTSRHPQIQKFLRERNITHYYDVWHMAKEKLLANKRTVKDVAKLSPHHQTSSVEAFHSVILRFAPKNVVFPFIVMLCRLYLAAMYYNENADRPQAKTQEGVPLYKVYFPKAMRGQCRAKAHKTEPTLRYVADMMDLIFARVLVDPTPYTDAMLAIPVPEDLTARYEHPDKEEVIASYVSRFNRGPV, from the exons ATGGAAAAAGAGGGCCTGAGGAGGAGTCTGGCACTGCTGGAAGAACGTGGCATTAATCTTGACCGCATTGTTACCAGCCGTCATCCACAAATTCAAAAGTTCCTCAGGGAGAGAAACATCACCCACTACTATGATGTGTGGCACATGGCAAAAG AAAAGCTGTTGGCCAACAAAAGAACTGTGAAGGATGTGGCAAAACTGAGCCCTCACCACCAGACTTCATCTGTGGAGGCATTCCATAGTGTGATCCTTCGCTTTGCCCCAaagaatgttgtttttccctttattGTAATGCTGTGCAG ACTGTACCTGGCTGCCATGTATTACAATGAAAATGCAGACAGACCACAGGCCAAAACCCAGGAAGGTGTACCTCTCTACAAGGTCTACTTTCCAAAGGCTATGAGGGGACAGTGCAGAGCCAAAGCCCACAAGACAGAGCCAACACTCC GGTATGTTGCTGACATGATGGACCTCATATTTGCCAGAGTCTTGGTGGACCCTACACCATACACAGACGCGATGTTGGCCATCCCAGTCCCAGAGGATTTGACCGCCCGGTATGAACATCCTGACAAGGAGGAGGTCATTGCCAGTTATGTGTCCAGGTTCAACCGAGGGCCAGTCTAA
- the LOC119020682 gene encoding general transcription factor II-I repeat domain-containing protein 2A-like — MEFTQEKNLPMDKLLSVCTDGAPCMVGKNKGFLALLREHENRPILSFHCILHQEALCAQMCDGQLGEVMSLVIRVINFIVARALNDRQFKTLLDEVGNNYHGLLLHSNVRWLSRGKVLSRFAACLNEIRTFLEMKGIEHPELAETEWLLKFYYLVDMTEHLNQLNVKMQGIGNTVLSLQQAVFAFENKLELFIMDLETGRLLHFENLRQFKDACTASEPTQNFDLHQLAGFTSSLLQSFKARFGEFREHSCLFKFFAHPNECSLNTGDLSYIPGVSARDFEAEVADLKASDMWVNKFKSLNEDLERIGRQKAELASKHMWTEMKKLQPEDQLIIKTWNALPVTYQTLQRVSIAVLTMFGSTYACEQSFSHLKNIKSNLRSRLTDESLNACMKLNLTKYQPDYKAISKSMQHQKSH, encoded by the coding sequence ATGGAGTTcactcaagaaaaaaatctacctATGGATAAACTTCTCTCAGTGTGTACTGATGGTGCTCCGTGTATGGTGGGGAAAAACAAAGGATTTTTGGCGCTTCTCCGTGAACATGAAAATAGACCCATCCTAAGTTTCCACTGCATTCTACACCAGGAGGCACTTTGTGCTCAGATGTGTGATGGGCAGCTTGGCGAAGTAATGTCGCTGGTCATTCGTGTGATCAACTTTATTGTTGCTCGAGCCTTAAATGATCGccagtttaaaacactgctGGATGAAGTTGGAAATAACTATCACGGTCTGCTTTTGCACAGCAATGTGCGTTGGTTGTCAAGAGGGAAGGTGCTTAGCCGTTTTGCAGCTTGCCTGAACGAAATCCGAACTTTCCTTGAAATGAAAGGCATCGAGCATCCTGAGCTAGCCGAAACCGAGTGGCTCCTCAAGTTTTACTATCTCGTGGATATGACTGAACATCTGAACCAGCTCAACGTGAAAATGCAAGGCATTGGAAATACAGTGTTGTCCCTTCAACAAGCCGTGTTTGCTTTTGAAAACAAGCTGGAGCTCTTCATCATGGATCTTGAAACAGGTCGTTTACTACATTTTGAAAACCTGAGACAATTTAAAGATGCATGCACAGCAAGTGAGCCCACTCAAAACTTTGATCTCCACCAGCTAGCTGGCTTCACATCCAGTCTCCTACAGTCGTTCAAAGCACGCTTTGGAGAATTTCGTGAGCACAGTTGTCTTTTTAAGTTCTTCGCCCATCCAAACGAGTGTTCACTGAACACAGGCGACCTGAGTTACATTCCTGGTGTCTCTGCCAGAGATTTCGAAGCAGAAGTGGCTGACCTGAAGGCCTCAGACATGTGGGTGAATAAGTTCAAGTCGCTGAATGAAGATTTGGAAAGAATCGGACGACAGAAAGCAGAGTTGGCGAGCAAGCACATgtggacagaaatgaaaaaacttCAACCCGAAGACCAGCTGATTATCAAAACTTGGAACGCGCTTCCTGTCACATACCAAACACTGCAGCGTGTGAGTATTGCTGTATTGACCATGTTTGGATCTACGTATGCATGTGAGCAGTCATTCTCACATCTTAAAAACATCAAGTCCAACCTACGATCACGTTTAACGGATGAAAGCCTCAACGCTTGCATGAAGCTAAACCTCACCAAGTACCAACCAGACTACAAAGCCATCAGCAAATCCATGCAGCACCAGAAGTCGCATTAA
- the LOC119020683 gene encoding uncharacterized protein LOC119020683 isoform X1, with protein MDLNSNTVSDTELVQSNEAGGSYHMEKEGLRRSLALLEERGINLDRIVTSRHPQIQKFLRERNITHYYDVWHMAKEKLLANKRTVKDVAKLSPHHQTSSVEAFHSVILRFAPKNVVFPFIVMLCRLYLAAMYYNENADRPQAKTQEGVPLYKVYFPKAMRGQCRAKAHKTEPTLRYVADMMDLIFARVLVDPTPYTDAMLAIPVPEDLTARYEHPDKEEVIASYVSRFNRGPV; from the exons ATGGATCTTAACTCAAACACCGTTTCGGACACCGAGTTGGTTCAG AGCAATGAGGCTGGTGGTAGTTACCACATGGAAAAAGAGGGCCTGAGGAGGAGTCTGGCACTGCTGGAAGAACGTGGCATTAATCTTGACCGCATTGTTACCAGCCGTCATCCACAAATTCAAAAGTTCCTCAGGGAGAGAAACATCACCCACTACTATGATGTGTGGCACATGGCAAAAG AAAAGCTGTTGGCCAACAAAAGAACTGTGAAGGATGTGGCAAAACTGAGCCCTCACCACCAGACTTCATCTGTGGAGGCATTCCATAGTGTGATCCTTCGCTTTGCCCCAaagaatgttgtttttccctttattGTAATGCTGTGCAG ACTGTACCTGGCTGCCATGTATTACAATGAAAATGCAGACAGACCACAGGCCAAAACCCAGGAAGGTGTACCTCTCTACAAGGTCTACTTTCCAAAGGCTATGAGGGGACAGTGCAGAGCCAAAGCCCACAAGACAGAGCCAACACTCC GGTATGTTGCTGACATGATGGACCTCATATTTGCCAGAGTCTTGGTGGACCCTACACCATACACAGACGCGATGTTGGCCATCCCAGTCCCAGAGGATTTGACCGCCCGGTATGAACATCCTGACAAGGAGGAGGTCATTGCCAGTTATGTGTCCAGGTTCAACCGAGGGCCAGTCTAA